A genomic segment from Corylus avellana chromosome ca5, CavTom2PMs-1.0 encodes:
- the LOC132181474 gene encoding glycine-rich cell wall structural protein 1-like, producing the protein MGASSKWLSLSLLVLCIVLQLSSITTLGDDKLDKTRFGDHDCGYGGRRGCGGRWGGRRPYGRGPYGHGPRGGGGGFGGGGGVGGGAGGGVGGGGGFGGGGGGGVGGGSGHGGGFGAGGGVGGGAGGGIGGGGGGGAGGGGGVGGGSGHGGGFGAGGGVGGGVGGGAGGGGGGGGGGGGGGGLGGGSGHGGGFGAGGGVGGGAGGSVGGGGGAGGGGGGGVGGGSGHGGGFGAGGGVGGGAGGGVGGGGGAGGGGGGGIGGGSGHGGGFGAGGGVGGGAGGGAGGGGGHGGGFGIGIGIGIGVGAGSGAGNGSGSGSGSGGGGGR; encoded by the coding sequence ATGGGTGCCTCTTCGAAATGGCTCTCTTTGAGTCTTCTTGTCCTCTGCATTGTCCTCCAATTGAGCTCAATCACTACTCTTGGAGATGACAAGCTTGACAAAACTAGATTCGGTGACCATGACTGTGGATATGGGGGCCGACGAGGATGTGGTGGCAGGTGGGGTGGTCGTCGACCTTATGGTCGTGGGCCTTATGGTCATGGTCCTCGTGGAGGTGGCGGCGGTTttggtggtggaggaggtgttGGTGGTGGAGCTGGAGGCggtgttggtggtggtggtggttttgGCGGAGGGGGAGGAGGTGGTGTTGGAGGTGGGTCAGGTCATGGAGGAGGTTTTGGAGCTGGGGGAGGTGTAGGTGGTGGAGCAGGAGGAGGCATtggtggtggaggtggaggtggtgcaggtggtggtggaggagtCGGTGGAGGTTCAGGCCATGGTGGAGGCTTTGGAGCGGGAGGTGGTGTAGGAGGTGGCGTTGGTGGGGGTGctggaggaggaggtggagggggaggaggaggtggtggtggtggtggtttggGGGGAGGATCCGGCCATGGGGGCGGATTTGGTGCAGGTGGTGGAGTAGGAGGTGGAGCTGGCGGTAGTGTTGGAGGTGGAGGAGGAGCTGgaggtggtggcggtggtggtgtAGGTGGAGGGTCAGGTCATGGTGGTGGGTTTGGTGCAGGTGGTGGAGTCGGAGGAGGAGCTGGAGGTGGTGTAGGAGGTGGAGGAGGAGCTGgaggtggtggcggtggtggtaTAGGTGGAGGGTCAGGTCACGGCGGTGGGTTTGGTGCAGGTGGAGGTGTTGGAGGCGGTGCTGGTGGAGGCGCAGGGGGTGGTGGCGGCCATGGAGGAGGGTTTGGAATTGGAATTGGCATCGGAATTGGAGTTGGAGCTGGTTCTGGTGCAGGTAACGGATCCGGAAGCGGGTCTGGGAGTGGTGGAGGTGGTGGACGTTAA
- the LOC132181567 gene encoding F-box/kelch-repeat protein At3g06240-like: MASLYCSPFLKNSARVFPFFCIGAAPSTRETDVRLSPKRGDHRNPLGTAREVAHQIHLRFQDSILGSHIRELSLDQEIEEYDMEREMENFLQVGGSSNGVVCLADNIFPKNSGVCLLWNPSIQKVILLPDPNIGANFGGFTSNCSIIRSLGFGYDPKTDDYKLVKVLYLRDPAYTTLHRLPVEIYTLRTGAWRTVMAPAPPYVTEKGFMLVFLNVAFHWRVHTPRGQGAFRNVIVSLNMEDETFGEMAMPKSFEGLEYMNVNLAVVDGLLAIVPCCNYWGHLIDEYPLRVGDERMIGFTKNGEVLVVDYDDNLSSYEPNSQRALDLHIGDAITVVFFGYLYGEPCSYLMQETDQFREEI, translated from the exons ATGGCT TCTCTTTACTGTTCTCCTTTCCTCAAAAACTCGGCGAGGGTTTTCCCATTTTTCTGCATCGGAGCCGCTCCTTCTACGCGCGAAACAGATGTCAGACTATCTCCCAAACGAGGTGATCATCGAAATCCTCTCGGCACTGCCCGTGAAGTCGCTCATCAGATTCATCTGCGTTTCCAAGACAGCATCCTTGGCTCCCACATCCGCGAGCTTTCTCTCGACCAAGAAATAGAAGAATATGACATGGAAAGggaaatggaaaatttcttgCAGGTAGGTGGTTCATCTAATGGTGTTGTTTGTCTCGCGGATAATATTTTTCCTAAGAACTCGGGGGTATGTCTTCTCTGGAATCCTTCTATTCAAAAAGTTATATTACTTCCGGACCCTAACATTGGAGCAAACTTTGGAGGATTTACCTCAAACTGTTCAATTATTCGTTCTCTTGGCTTTGGGTATGACCCCAAGACAGATGATTACAAATTGGTGAAGGTTCTGTATCTTCGAGACCCTGCTTATACTACTCTTCATCGTCTGCCGGTTGAGATTTATACGCTTCGAACGGGCGCATGGCGCACTGTTATGGCCCCAGCTCCTCCCTACGTCACTGAAAAGGGCTTCATGTTGGTTTTCTTGAATGTGGCGTTCCACTGGCGCGTACACACTCCACGGGGCCAGGGCGCTTTTCGCAATGTGATCGTGTCATTGAATATGGAAGATGAGACATTTGGCGAAATGGCCATGCCCAAGAGTTTCGAAGGGTTGGAATACATGAACGTTAATCTGGCGGTAGTTGATGGGTTGCTTGCAATTGTCCCTTGTTGTAACTATTGGGGGCATCTAATCGACGAATACCCGCTCCGTGTGGGTGATGAAAGA ATGATAGGATTTACAAAGAATGGTGAAGTTCTAGTGGTCGACTACGATGACAACTTGTCTTCCTACGAACCAAACAGCCAACGAGCATTGGATCTTCATATCGGTGATGCTATAACAGTCGTTTTCTTTGGATACTTATATGGAGAGCCTTGTTCTTACTTAATGCAGGAGACTGATCAGTTTCGGGAAGAAATATAA
- the LOC132181475 gene encoding glycine-rich cell wall structural protein 1-like codes for MGVSSKWLSLSVLVLCIVLHLSAISTLGDNKLDKTRFGDDGCGFGGRRGCGGRRRGGIGGGFGGGGGFGGGGGGGVGGGSGHGGGFGVGGGVGGGAGGGIGAGGGGGGGEGGGGVGGGSGHGGGFGAGGGLGGGVGGGAGGEEWWKEGGGGGGGLGGGSGHGGGFGAGGGIGGGAGGGVGGGGGAGGGGGGGVGGGSGHGGGFGAGGGVGGGAGGGIGGGGGAGGGGGVGGGSGHGGGFGAGGGVGGGGIGGGTGGGIGGGGAGGGIGGGHGGGFGIGVGIGVGVGVGAGAGAGEGSGSGSGSGGGGGR; via the exons ATGGGTGTCTCTTCGAAATGGCTCTCTTTGAGTGTTCTTGTCCTCTGCATTGTCCTCCATTTGAGCGCAATCAGTACTCTTGGAGATAACAAGCTTGACAAAACTAGATTTGGAGATGATGGTTGTGGATTTGGGGGCCGAAGAGGATGTGGTGGTCGTAGACGTGGTGGCATTGGAGGAGGTTTTGGTGGTGGTGGCGGCtttggtggaggaggaggaggtggtgtTGGAGGTGGATCGGGTCATGGAGGAGGTTTTGGAGTTGGGGGAGGTGTAGGTGGTGGAGCAGGAGGAGGGATTGGTGCtggtggtggaggtggaggtggtgaAGGAGGTGGTGGAGTTGGTGGAGGTTCAGGGCATGGTGGAGGCTTTGGAGCTGGAGGTGGTCTAGGAGGTGGAGTTGGTGGGGGTGCAGGAGGGGAGGAGTGGTGGAAGGAAGGAGGAGGGGGTGGTGGTGGTTTGGGTGGAGGATCCGGCCATGGGGGTGGGTTTGGTGCAGGTGGTGGAATAGGAGGTGGAGCTGGTGGCGGTGTTGGAGGTGGAGGAGGAGCGGGAGGTGGCGGCGGTGGTGGTGTAGGGGGAGGATCAGGTCATGGTGGTGGGTTTGGTGCAGGTGGCGGAGTAGGAGGTGGTGCTGGTGGCGGTATTGGAGGTGGAGGAGGAGCGGGAGGTGGGGGTGGTGTAGGTGGAGGGTCAGGCCATGGTGGTGGATTTGGTGCAGGTGGCGGAGTAGGAG GTGGTGGTATTGGAGGTGGCACTGGTGGAGGCATTGGTGGTGGTGGGGCAGGAGGTGGTATTGGTGGCGGACATGGTGGAGGATTTGGGATTGGAGTTGGGATAGGCGTTGGAGTTGGTGTTGGAGCTGGTGCTGGTGCAGGAGAGGGATCCGGAAGTGGGTCTGGCAGTGGCGGCGGTGGTGGACGTTAA
- the LOC132180909 gene encoding L-ascorbate oxidase homolog, with protein MGEHTSFCSVILVVLLVACASGEDPYRFYNWNVTYGDIYPLGVKQQGILINGQFPGPQIDSVTNDNLIINVYNSLDEPFLLSWNGVQQRRNSWQDGVYGTNCPIPPGRNFTYVLQVKDQIGSYFYYPSLALHKAAGGFGGFKIASRSVIPVPFPPPSGDFTILAGDWYKKNHTDLRAILDGGSDLPFPDGLLINGRGSNGYTFTVDQGKTYRLRISNVGLTTSINFRIQGHKMLLVEVEGIHSLQNTYDSLDIHLGQSYSVLVTADQPAQDYYIVVSTRFTSQVLTSTSILHYSNSAGSVSGPPPGGPTTQIDWSLEQARSIRRNLTASGPRPNPQGSYHYGMINTTRTIRLANSAQTINGKQRYAVNSVSFIPADTPLKLADFFKISGVFSLGSISDSPTGGGAYLQTSVMAADFRGYVEIVFENSEDSVQSWHINGHNFFVVGMDGGQWTPASRLNYNLRDTISRSTVQVYPMSWTAVYVPLDNVGMWNIRSENWARQYLGQQFYLRVYSPANSWRDEYPIPKNALLCGRAVGHTAHALGSR; from the exons atgggagagCATACGAGTTTTTGCTCAGTCATTTTGGTGGTCTTGCTAGTGGCCTGCGCAAGTGGAGAAGACCCTTACAGGTTCTACAACTGGAATGTCACCTATGGTGACATCTACCCTCTTGGAGTAAAACAGCAG GGTATATTGATCAACGGGCAATTTCCAGGGCCACAAATCGATTCTGTCACCAATGATAACTTGATTATCAATGTGTACAATAGCTTGGACGAGCCTTTCCTCCTCTCTTG GAATGGTGTACAACAGAGAAGGAACTCATGGCAGGATGGAGTGTATGGCACAAACTGCCCCATCCCACCAGGGCGGAACTTCACTTATGTTCTCCAAGTCAAGGATCAGATTGGAAGCTACTTCTACTACCCTTCCCTTGCATTACACAAGGCTGCAGGAGGGTTTGGTGGCTTCAAAATCGCTAGCCGCTCGGTCATTCCTGTACCTTTCCCACCTCCTTCCGGAGATTTCACCATATTGGCTGGTGATTGGTACAAGAAAAATCACACT GATTTGAGAGCGATTTTAGACGGTGGGAGTGATCTTCCCTTCCCTGATGGACTTCTTATCAATGGCCGTGGTTCAAATGGGTACACATTCACAGTTGATCAAG GCAAGACTTACAGGCTCCGGATATCAAATGTGGGGCTTACAACCTCTATCAATTTCAGAATCCAGGGCCACAAGATGCTGCTGGTAGAGGTTGAAGGAATTCACTCGCTCCAGAACACTTATGATTCCCTTGACATCCATTTGGGGCAATCCTACTCTGTATTGGTCACAGCTGATCAGCCAGCACAAGACTACTACATTGTTGTCTCAACTCGTTTTACCTCCCAAGTGCTCACATCAACCTCCATTCTTCATTATAGTAACTCAGCAGGAAGTGTTTCTGGCCCTCCTCCTGGTGGCCCAACTACTCAGATCGATTGGTCTCTAGAACAAGCTCGATCTATTAG ACGGAATCTCACAGCAAGCGGGCCAAGACCTAATCCCCAAGGCTCATACCATTATGGAATGATCAACACCACTCGTACAATCAGACTTGCAAACTCTGCTCAAACTATCAATGGCAAGCAGAGATATGCTGTCAATAGTGTGTCCTTCATCCCAGCTGATACGCCACTTAAGCTTGCCGACTTCTTCAAGATCTCAGGGGTATTTTCTCTTGGAAGCATCTCAGACAGTCCCACTGGTGGTGGTGCTTATCTCCAGACTTCAGTCATGGCTGCCGACTTCAGAGGCTAtgttgagattgtgtttgagaattCTGAAGACAGTGTGCAGTCATGGCACATAAATGGCCATAACTTCTTTGTTGTCGG GATGGATGGAGGGCAGTGGACCCCTGCAAGCagattaaattacaatttaagaGACACAATTTCTCGTTCCACTGTTCAG GTGTATCCCATGTCATGGACTGCAGTTTACGTGCCTTTGGATAATGTGGGAATGTGGAATATAAGATCTGAGAACTGGGCTCGCCAATATTTAGGGCAGCAATTCTATCTCCGTGTCTACTCTCCTGCAAATTCATGGAGAGATGAATATCCGATCCCAAAGAATGCTCTTCTGTGTGGGAGGGCAGTAGGCCACACAGCACACGCCCTCGGCAGTAGATGA